A single genomic interval of Solimonas sp. K1W22B-7 harbors:
- a CDS encoding TolC family protein: MKRLLQTLSLLGVLAAGPALAEELLLENLLGDTGHAAGVLQAESELKAAGSELDRDRAEKGWRVTGAAGYGHIQDVVDEGRSISYQAAQAQLGLSYPLFGSAEKQARAIGLSSGKTQEKKVRLEAARRLAQLELEAQYARYWGAQESLKLVDAYLESEAQLLPRLQQRQDKRMMLGSQMIDSGAGFARARSDRAQLVATRNAARARLERLTGRKLGELQARATELPEDVTMPAGDALQRHPDLVSLQAQRETLQRQQKDSRWYGLDGAFNVNANTVHDTTNSETGGNAFVGVNLSAPLAVGSARRAERNRLNAELETLQLRYRQRQEELLADIGGARDKLAQQREETAAAAQRSRGAHEALRERLRRSGVFAEDGIETLAGKLQSYYAAALAEIDTRTRGWIANVEARAFALAVAEDAAPPRRALLPDSGIGERLAEPIVLVTRQLAGSGPAPRPAAADKLGSAAPAPAPTPVPLRADLPPSATADSNIEASRWLKPVQPRPAARFQMASTMEGGAAIPTAAAMPVAYNTAGSSAAATPAPPPKAGSARGRDDMAVYVWNSQDLIGKQQNRDRFWKLLQRLSIDRLLVSLDAAQIREFRARPAPLSGFLQNARKRGVKVELLLGDAGWIEPKGREQLVELISGLWDFPFDGLHLDIEPDQVYRQPLGREQFDNWVKSMQAAAKASPWPTAISVHPRYFRDEPYSGWKLGERLAEGGVKDVTLMIFNSKPENVASVATPILAGSPQLRFRVAQSVEPQLDAAESHAKRTRADFEKSMSRLQQLLQAQANADGIVVQAWADLMRMGYESEIR; this comes from the coding sequence ATGAAACGCCTGCTGCAAACCCTCAGCTTGCTCGGAGTGCTGGCGGCGGGGCCGGCGCTGGCCGAGGAACTGCTGCTCGAGAACCTGCTGGGCGACACCGGCCATGCCGCCGGCGTGCTGCAGGCGGAGTCGGAACTCAAGGCCGCCGGCAGCGAGTTGGACCGCGACCGTGCCGAGAAGGGCTGGCGCGTCACCGGTGCCGCCGGCTACGGCCACATCCAGGACGTGGTCGATGAAGGCCGCTCGATCTCCTACCAGGCAGCACAGGCGCAGCTCGGCCTGAGCTACCCGCTGTTCGGCTCGGCCGAGAAGCAGGCCCGCGCCATCGGCCTGTCCAGCGGCAAGACCCAGGAAAAGAAAGTGCGCCTGGAAGCCGCACGGCGCCTGGCGCAGCTCGAACTGGAAGCGCAGTACGCACGCTACTGGGGAGCGCAGGAGAGCCTCAAGCTGGTCGACGCCTACCTGGAGAGCGAAGCGCAGTTGCTGCCGCGCCTGCAGCAGCGCCAGGACAAGCGGATGATGCTGGGCTCGCAGATGATCGACAGCGGCGCCGGCTTTGCCCGCGCGCGCAGCGACCGTGCCCAGCTGGTGGCGACGCGCAACGCCGCCCGCGCCCGCCTGGAGCGGCTTACCGGGCGCAAGCTCGGCGAACTGCAGGCCCGCGCCACCGAACTGCCGGAGGACGTAACCATGCCGGCCGGCGACGCGCTGCAGCGCCACCCGGACCTGGTATCGCTGCAGGCGCAGCGCGAGACGCTGCAGCGCCAGCAGAAGGACAGCCGCTGGTACGGGCTCGATGGCGCCTTCAACGTCAATGCCAATACCGTGCATGACACCACCAACTCCGAGACCGGCGGCAATGCCTTCGTCGGCGTCAACCTCAGCGCGCCGCTGGCCGTGGGCAGCGCCCGCCGCGCCGAGCGCAACCGCCTGAACGCCGAGCTGGAGACGCTGCAGCTGCGCTACCGCCAGCGCCAGGAGGAACTGCTGGCCGACATCGGCGGCGCCCGCGACAAGCTGGCGCAGCAGCGGGAAGAGACCGCCGCTGCCGCGCAGCGCTCGCGCGGCGCGCACGAGGCCCTGCGCGAGCGCCTGCGCCGCAGCGGCGTGTTCGCCGAGGACGGCATCGAGACCCTGGCAGGCAAGCTGCAGTCCTACTACGCCGCGGCGCTGGCCGAGATCGATACGCGCACGCGCGGCTGGATCGCCAACGTCGAGGCTCGCGCTTTTGCCCTGGCGGTGGCCGAGGACGCCGCACCGCCGCGCCGTGCGCTGCTGCCGGACTCCGGCATCGGTGAGCGCCTGGCCGAGCCGATCGTACTGGTGACGCGGCAGCTCGCCGGCAGCGGCCCGGCGCCGCGCCCGGCCGCTGCGGACAAGCTCGGGAGCGCAGCGCCCGCTCCCGCGCCGACACCGGTACCACTGCGCGCCGACCTGCCGCCTTCCGCTACGGCCGACTCCAACATCGAGGCCTCGCGCTGGCTCAAGCCAGTGCAGCCCAGGCCCGCGGCACGCTTCCAGATGGCCAGCACGATGGAAGGCGGCGCGGCCATTCCCACAGCGGCGGCGATGCCGGTGGCCTACAACACCGCCGGGTCGTCCGCCGCAGCTACCCCGGCGCCGCCACCGAAAGCCGGCAGCGCACGCGGTCGCGACGACATGGCGGTCTACGTCTGGAACAGCCAGGACCTGATCGGCAAGCAGCAGAACCGCGACCGCTTCTGGAAGCTGCTGCAGCGCCTGTCGATCGACCGCCTGCTGGTGTCGCTGGACGCGGCGCAGATCCGGGAGTTCCGCGCCCGTCCGGCGCCGCTGAGCGGCTTCCTGCAGAACGCGCGCAAGCGCGGCGTGAAGGTGGAGCTGCTGCTGGGCGATGCGGGCTGGATCGAGCCCAAGGGCCGCGAGCAGTTGGTGGAACTGATCTCGGGACTCTGGGACTTTCCCTTCGACGGTCTGCACCTGGATATCGAGCCGGACCAGGTCTACAGGCAGCCACTCGGCCGCGAACAGTTCGACAACTGGGTGAAGAGCATGCAGGCGGCGGCCAAGGCCTCACCCTGGCCGACCGCGATCAGCGTTCACCCGCGCTACTTCCGCGACGAGCCCTACAGCGGCTGGAAGCTCGGCGAGCGCCTGGCCGAGGGCGGCGTCAAGGACGTGACGCTGATGATCTTCAACTCGAAGCCGGAGAACGTCGCCAGCGTCGCCACGCCGATCCTGGCGGGCTCGCCGCAGCTGCGCTTCCGCGTGGCGCAAAGCGTGGAGCCGCAGCTGGACGCGGCCGAAAGCCATGCGAAGCGCACGCGCGCCGATTTCGAGAAGTCGATGAGCCGCCTGCAGCAGTTGCTGCAGGCGCAGGCCAACGCCGACGGCATCGTCGTGCAGGCATGGGCGGACCTGATGAGGATGGGTTATGAAAGTGAGATTCGTTAA
- a CDS encoding glycosyltransferase family 2 protein, producing the protein MDSIFVNLVSGFAVFLAMVSGSAEALVLKFAPFALLLEMPLYLLTWLGVMHYLWRRHTHPPAEIPYYPRVTCICNAYAEGRDVQYSIRSLLEQIYPGHIELLLVLDGAVANRATYDAIKELMPQFGGGANRSVRFIPKPQRGGRVSATNTGLLYATGEIVMALDADTSFDNEMVAQAIKPFADPHVVAATGPLRARNGQKSMITRFQAVEYMLAIYLGKVGLAEWNLINNLPGAFMIYRKSILDHVGGWNTGTGEDLDLTLRVKQYLKRHPELKLVFAPGAVAHTEVPDTFAAFYKQRLRWDGDLSYIYFRKHWQAFSPMIGWRNFIGSTWYGLLFQIFLPILQVGFLAWMLLFQPAPFFIGTMLLIYVFYLTITVLQFLLFLALLSERPAQDARYFWVLPLMPLFMVSARVWSVIATFHEWFNRAHQDSPMGPWWVIRQGGPR; encoded by the coding sequence ATGGACAGCATCTTCGTCAACCTGGTGTCCGGCTTCGCCGTCTTCCTGGCGATGGTCAGCGGCAGCGCCGAGGCACTGGTGCTGAAGTTCGCACCCTTCGCGCTGCTGCTGGAAATGCCGCTGTATCTGCTGACCTGGCTGGGCGTCATGCACTACCTGTGGCGCCGCCACACGCATCCGCCGGCGGAGATTCCCTACTACCCGCGCGTCACCTGCATCTGCAACGCCTACGCCGAGGGTCGCGACGTGCAGTATTCGATCCGCTCGCTGCTGGAGCAGATCTATCCCGGGCACATCGAACTGCTGCTCGTGCTCGACGGTGCCGTGGCCAACCGTGCGACCTATGACGCGATCAAGGAACTGATGCCGCAGTTCGGCGGTGGCGCCAACCGCTCGGTGCGCTTCATCCCCAAGCCGCAGCGCGGCGGCCGAGTCTCGGCCACCAACACCGGCCTGCTCTATGCCACCGGCGAGATCGTGATGGCGCTGGACGCCGACACCTCCTTCGACAACGAAATGGTGGCGCAGGCGATCAAGCCCTTTGCCGATCCCCATGTGGTCGCCGCCACCGGCCCGCTGCGCGCACGCAACGGCCAGAAGTCGATGATCACGCGCTTCCAGGCCGTGGAATACATGCTGGCGATCTACCTGGGCAAGGTCGGCCTGGCCGAGTGGAACCTGATCAACAACCTGCCCGGCGCCTTCATGATCTACCGCAAGTCGATCCTGGATCACGTCGGCGGCTGGAACACCGGCACCGGCGAGGACCTGGACCTGACGCTGCGCGTCAAGCAGTACCTCAAGCGCCACCCGGAACTGAAGCTGGTGTTCGCGCCCGGCGCGGTTGCGCATACCGAGGTGCCCGACACCTTCGCCGCCTTCTACAAGCAGCGCCTGCGCTGGGACGGCGACCTGTCCTACATCTATTTCCGCAAGCACTGGCAGGCCTTCTCGCCGATGATCGGCTGGCGCAACTTCATCGGCAGCACCTGGTACGGACTGCTGTTCCAGATCTTCCTGCCGATCCTGCAGGTGGGCTTCCTCGCCTGGATGCTGCTGTTCCAGCCGGCACCGTTCTTCATCGGCACGATGCTGCTGATCTATGTCTTCTACCTGACGATCACCGTGCTGCAGTTCCTGCTGTTCCTGGCGCTGCTGTCGGAACGCCCCGCGCAGGATGCGCGCTACTTCTGGGTGCTGCCGCTGATGCCGCTGTTCATGGTGTCGGCCCGCGTCTGGAGCGTGATCGCCACATTCCACGAATGGTTCAACCGCGCTCACCAGGACTCGCCCATGGGTCCGTGGTGGGTCATCCGACAAGGAGGCCCGCGATGA